A portion of the Faecalibacterium sp. I3-3-89 genome contains these proteins:
- a CDS encoding biotin--[acetyl-CoA-carboxylase] ligase → MASATKQALLAALSAAQGECISGQQLARQLGVSRAAVHKAAAALAAQGYALEAAPRRGYRLAGGDPFCAEAVGEYDAPIFLYDTLESSNRTAKTLALEGAPHGTMVLASQQTAGRGRLGRRFESPVGKGVYLSLVLRPSLPMTEAQAVTVSAAVAVCRAVKKLCGLELGIKWVNDLYYNGKKVCGILTEAGADLESGQLEWLVAGIGLNLTSRPEDWPEELRPIAGSLYPGGPAPVSRAALAGEIARQLLALCPDFDCLDEYRARCFVPGHWVTVCAGGESYAARAVAIDDAGRLIVEREAGRTEALCHGEVSIRPSPLAIKK, encoded by the coding sequence ATGGCCTCTGCCACAAAACAGGCCCTCTTGGCGGCCCTTTCCGCCGCGCAGGGCGAGTGTATCTCGGGCCAGCAGCTGGCCCGGCAGCTGGGCGTGAGCCGCGCCGCCGTCCACAAGGCCGCCGCCGCGCTGGCGGCGCAGGGCTATGCGCTGGAAGCTGCCCCCCGGCGGGGCTATCGGCTGGCGGGGGGCGACCCCTTCTGTGCCGAGGCGGTGGGGGAGTATGACGCGCCCATCTTCCTCTACGACACGCTGGAAAGCTCCAACCGCACCGCCAAGACGCTGGCCCTTGAGGGTGCGCCTCATGGCACGATGGTGCTTGCCAGCCAGCAGACGGCGGGCCGGGGACGGCTGGGGCGGCGGTTTGAAAGCCCGGTGGGAAAGGGCGTCTATCTCTCGCTGGTGCTGCGGCCCAGCCTGCCCATGACCGAAGCACAGGCCGTCACCGTCAGCGCGGCGGTGGCTGTCTGCCGGGCCGTGAAGAAGCTCTGCGGGCTGGAGCTGGGTATCAAGTGGGTCAACGACCTTTACTACAACGGCAAAAAGGTCTGCGGCATCCTGACCGAGGCCGGGGCCGACCTTGAGAGCGGCCAGCTGGAATGGCTGGTGGCGGGTATTGGCCTCAACCTCACCTCCCGCCCGGAGGACTGGCCCGAGGAGCTGCGGCCCATCGCGGGCAGCCTCTACCCCGGCGGGCCTGCGCCGGTGAGCCGGGCTGCGCTGGCGGGAGAGATCGCCCGCCAGCTGCTGGCCCTCTGCCCGGACTTCGACTGTCTGGACGAGTACCGCGCCCGGTGCTTTGTGCCCGGCCACTGGGTGACGGTCTGCGCCGGCGGCGAGAGCTACGCCGCAAGGGCGGTGGCCATCGACGACGCCGGGCGGCTCATCGTGGAGCGGGAGGCAGGCCGCACCGAGGCCCTCTGCCACGGCGAGGTGAGCATAAGACCGTCGCCGCTGGCGATAAAAAAATAA
- a CDS encoding chromate transporter — protein sequence MAAAETLIQLFIAFAKIGFTSFGGTSMIPLIMDEMSSHGWMTDADLTNLIAIAEMTPGSLGVNAATFAGTKTAGMLGGIFAVLGVLSPTLTLTLLAAVFFQKFRTSKVMSYIMRIVKPICIGMVLGVLVGLCRQSYLTEAGGISLSGLFIGILCFVLLQKFKLSVPKVIGIAAALGLVCFGVF from the coding sequence ATGGCCGCAGCTGAGACCCTCATCCAGCTCTTTATCGCCTTCGCAAAGATCGGCTTCACCAGCTTCGGCGGCACCTCCATGATCCCCCTCATCATGGATGAGATGTCCTCCCATGGCTGGATGACCGACGCCGACCTGACGAACCTCATCGCCATCGCTGAGATGACCCCCGGCTCGCTGGGCGTCAACGCCGCCACCTTTGCAGGCACAAAGACAGCCGGGATGCTGGGCGGCATCTTTGCCGTGCTGGGCGTCCTCAGCCCCACCCTGACCCTGACCCTGCTGGCGGCAGTCTTCTTCCAGAAATTCCGCACCAGCAAGGTCATGAGCTACATCATGCGCATCGTTAAGCCCATCTGCATCGGCATGGTGCTGGGCGTGCTGGTGGGCCTGTGCCGCCAGTCCTACCTCACCGAGGCAGGCGGCATCAGCCTGTCGGGCCTCTTCATCGGCATCCTCTGCTTCGTCCTGCTTCAGAAATTCAAGCTCAGTGTGCCGAAGGTCATCGGCATCGCGGCTGCGCTGGGGCTGGTGTGCTTCGGGGTTTTCTGA
- a CDS encoding chromate transporter, whose amino-acid sequence MKQAVKTEAAQQRPAGAQMALRILLSFIKIGAFTFGSGWSIVAQMEQEFVDKRGWMTKSDLLELIAVGKSLPGIMVVNITMLFGYQMAGALGGVCAAVGLCIPAVITLTVVTAIYDAIKDNYWVWSALRGVQCAVAPIIGGAAISLGKDALRSTAAIMICAAAFVLCYFTSISNLTLVIAGVVIALVWMGVSEHGRS is encoded by the coding sequence GTGAAACAAGCAGTTAAAACAGAAGCCGCACAGCAGCGCCCCGCCGGTGCACAGATGGCCCTGCGGATCCTTCTTTCTTTCATCAAGATCGGTGCCTTCACCTTCGGCAGCGGATGGAGCATCGTTGCCCAGATGGAGCAGGAATTTGTGGACAAGCGGGGCTGGATGACCAAGAGCGACCTGCTGGAACTCATCGCCGTGGGCAAGAGCCTGCCCGGCATCATGGTGGTGAACATCACCATGCTCTTCGGCTACCAGATGGCCGGGGCTTTGGGCGGTGTCTGCGCAGCCGTCGGCCTGTGCATCCCTGCCGTCATCACCCTCACCGTCGTGACGGCCATCTACGACGCCATCAAGGACAACTACTGGGTCTGGTCGGCCCTCCGAGGCGTCCAGTGCGCCGTAGCCCCCATCATCGGCGGCGCGGCCATCTCCCTCGGCAAAGACGCCCTGCGCAGCACAGCGGCCATCATGATCTGCGCGGCGGCCTTCGTGCTCTGCTATTTTACATCCATCAGCAACCTGACGCTGGTGATCGCCGGTGTGGTCATCGCACTGGTCTGGATGGGGGTGAGCGAACATGGCCGCAGCTGA
- a CDS encoding MATE family efflux transporter, which yields MTDTAQQQKKTLLMTEGSIWKSILLFSVPLILGNLLQQLYNTADSIIVGNFLGSNALAAVGSSGSPIYLLIGFSQGVAVGAGVVVSQYLGAKDKKETRIAVHTSLAIAAILGLILTVGGIAVSRTLLVWMNTPDEVLGDAVTYMKLYFGGVLFSVIYNMAAGILNAAGNSRRSVLYLACASITNIILDLVFIAGLKMGVAGAAIATDISQLVSCVLSLRFLMKVDADYKVELSSIRPDKRMTSRIIRIGLPTGIQNMVISFSNVLVQSSVNSYGAAAMAGFAAYMKIDGFNILPVTSFSMAATTFVGQNYGAGNLKRVKKGTWVTLAMGVLYTLCTGALLLAFQNPIMHLFTSDETVVSFGCIAMHYFCPFYFLLSILHGMAGAVRGTGRSVPPMVVLLVSLCLFRVVWIQFVLPFFSGIEGVFVLYPVSWALGAALMVLYAWKGSWMTYDHS from the coding sequence ATGACCGACACGGCACAGCAGCAGAAAAAGACCCTGCTCATGACCGAGGGCAGCATCTGGAAGAGCATCCTGCTCTTCTCAGTGCCGCTCATCCTTGGCAACCTGCTCCAGCAGCTCTACAACACCGCCGACTCCATCATCGTCGGCAACTTTCTGGGCAGCAATGCGCTGGCCGCAGTAGGCTCCAGCGGCTCGCCCATCTACCTGCTCATCGGCTTCAGTCAGGGCGTGGCCGTGGGTGCAGGCGTCGTGGTGAGCCAGTACCTCGGCGCGAAGGACAAAAAGGAGACCCGCATCGCCGTCCACACCTCGCTGGCCATCGCGGCCATCCTCGGCCTCATCCTCACGGTGGGCGGCATCGCAGTCAGCCGCACCCTGCTGGTCTGGATGAACACCCCCGACGAGGTGCTGGGCGACGCCGTCACCTACATGAAGCTCTACTTCGGCGGCGTGCTGTTCAGCGTCATCTATAATATGGCGGCAGGCATCCTCAACGCGGCGGGCAACTCCCGGCGCTCGGTCCTCTACCTTGCCTGCGCCTCCATCACCAACATCATCCTCGACCTCGTGTTCATCGCCGGGCTGAAGATGGGCGTGGCGGGCGCAGCCATCGCCACCGACATCAGCCAGCTCGTCTCCTGCGTGCTGAGCCTCCGCTTCCTGATGAAGGTGGACGCGGACTATAAAGTGGAGCTTTCCTCCATCCGTCCCGACAAGCGGATGACCTCCCGCATCATCCGCATCGGCCTGCCCACCGGCATCCAGAACATGGTCATCTCCTTCTCGAACGTGCTGGTCCAGTCCAGCGTCAACAGCTACGGTGCCGCCGCCATGGCGGGCTTTGCCGCCTACATGAAGATCGACGGCTTCAACATCCTGCCCGTCACCAGCTTCAGCATGGCGGCCACCACCTTCGTGGGCCAGAACTACGGTGCCGGCAACCTCAAGCGGGTGAAGAAGGGCACATGGGTCACGCTGGCCATGGGCGTGCTCTACACCCTCTGCACCGGTGCTCTGCTGCTGGCGTTCCAAAACCCCATCATGCACCTGTTCACCTCCGACGAGACGGTGGTCTCCTTCGGGTGCATCGCCATGCACTATTTCTGCCCCTTCTACTTCCTGCTGTCCATCCTCCACGGCATGGCAGGCGCCGTGCGCGGCACGGGCCGCAGCGTCCCCCCGATGGTGGTGCTGCTGGTCTCGCTGTGCCTGTTCCGGGTGGTATGGATCCAGTTCGTCCTTCCCTTCTTTTCGGGCATCGAGGGCGTGTTCGTCCTCTACCCGGTGTCGTGGGCACTGGGCGCGGCGCTGATGGTCCTCTACGCATGGAAAGGCAGCTGGATGACCTACGACCATTCCTGA
- a CDS encoding YcxB family protein, producing MSQPISVSVQMDAASFHDFAAFDLLRHRKAWHRPLAFTAILLASAGVCLSQVGQKDGAALLTVVLSVVALGVPAVYFWTFFHSLRLQIKKMGLPRPFYRLTLDDAGLSVWMAGEQDKPEPTRSYPWHDLHLAYRTPNAIYLYVQQTQAYLLNDSLDAAWSLLQSSLPAERLRDLR from the coding sequence ATGTCTCAGCCGATCTCTGTTTCCGTCCAGATGGACGCTGCATCCTTCCACGACTTCGCCGCCTTCGACCTGCTGCGCCACCGCAAGGCGTGGCACCGCCCTCTGGCCTTCACGGCCATCCTGCTGGCATCTGCCGGGGTCTGCCTCTCGCAGGTGGGGCAGAAAGACGGCGCGGCCCTGCTCACGGTGGTGCTTTCCGTTGTGGCTCTGGGCGTGCCCGCCGTCTACTTCTGGACCTTCTTCCACTCTCTGCGCCTTCAGATCAAAAAGATGGGCCTTCCCCGCCCCTTCTATCGGCTGACGCTGGACGATGCAGGGCTTTCGGTCTGGATGGCAGGCGAGCAGGACAAGCCCGAGCCGACCCGGAGCTATCCGTGGCATGACCTCCACCTCGCCTACCGCACACCGAACGCCATCTATCTCTACGTCCAGCAGACGCAGGCCTACCTGCTCAACGACAGCCTCGACGCCGCATGGAGCCTGCTGCAATCCTCCCTCCCGGCAGAACGCCTGCGCGACCTGCGATAA
- a CDS encoding sensor histidine kinase yields MSFYQSGTVLRELDDQMGNFNAISRFQNGVEQSLSAMENYRWEYGDAKALTEELNRAFSVTNAWLWRIQGDIGTVSEEQYLLYNAVSTTYGSYTALVGRLEEAVASGEDAQAAQLYYNKIVPCGGYLRQYTQQLLNRAIADAQSTYTTVSALSDRVKWAQTVVVALCLALGCVMALSVIHLLTPVQQLIGASREVTRGVFDSPDLPVPHQPEMAQLTEAFNHMKHSMAEQVTTLREKNEMERELHRQKTEALELQNRMERSRLQQLRSQIDPHFLFNTLNVILQTAGQEKAYRTQALITALSHLLRYSLMSNDEQVPLAREVRIVDEYYSIYHVRFGDRVKMVWRISDSLDLTETMVPSFILQPIVENAFKHGISPKEEGGVVRIRINPLREKGLLYISVCDNGVGIQPQQLAQLKAALARPGERWEHIGVYNVAARLRLLDKRGRLVIRSHPGRGTAISMYLPLVELLEEELDDDPAVDRG; encoded by the coding sequence TTGAGCTTTTACCAGTCCGGCACCGTGCTGCGGGAGCTGGACGACCAGATGGGCAACTTCAACGCCATCAGCCGCTTCCAGAACGGCGTGGAGCAGAGCCTTTCGGCAATGGAGAACTACCGCTGGGAGTACGGCGACGCCAAGGCGCTGACCGAGGAACTGAACCGGGCCTTTTCTGTCACCAACGCGTGGCTCTGGCGCATTCAGGGCGACATTGGCACCGTCAGCGAGGAGCAGTATCTGCTCTACAACGCCGTCTCCACCACCTACGGCAGCTACACCGCGCTGGTGGGCCGACTGGAAGAGGCGGTGGCCTCCGGCGAGGACGCGCAGGCTGCCCAGCTCTACTATAATAAGATCGTCCCCTGCGGAGGCTATCTGCGTCAATACACCCAGCAGCTGCTCAACAGGGCCATCGCCGACGCACAGAGCACCTACACCACCGTGTCGGCCCTCAGCGACCGGGTCAAGTGGGCGCAGACCGTCGTGGTGGCCCTCTGCCTCGCGCTGGGCTGCGTCATGGCGCTTTCGGTCATCCACCTGCTGACCCCGGTGCAGCAGCTGATCGGTGCCTCCCGGGAGGTCACCCGGGGCGTGTTCGACTCGCCCGACCTGCCTGTGCCCCATCAGCCCGAGATGGCCCAGCTCACCGAAGCGTTCAATCACATGAAGCACTCGATGGCCGAGCAGGTGACTACCCTGCGGGAGAAGAACGAGATGGAGCGGGAGCTTCACCGCCAGAAGACGGAGGCGCTGGAGCTGCAGAACCGGATGGAGCGCAGCCGCCTGCAGCAGCTGCGCAGCCAGATCGACCCCCACTTCCTCTTCAACACCCTGAACGTGATCCTGCAGACCGCCGGACAGGAAAAAGCCTACCGCACGCAGGCCCTCATCACAGCGCTGTCCCACCTGCTGCGCTACAGCCTCATGAGCAACGACGAGCAGGTGCCGCTGGCCCGGGAGGTGCGCATCGTGGACGAATACTACTCCATCTACCACGTCCGCTTCGGCGACCGGGTGAAGATGGTGTGGCGCATCTCCGACTCCCTCGACCTGACGGAGACGATGGTGCCCTCCTTTATCTTGCAGCCCATCGTGGAGAACGCCTTCAAGCACGGCATCTCGCCCAAGGAAGAGGGCGGCGTGGTGCGCATCCGCATCAACCCGCTGCGGGAGAAGGGGCTGCTCTATATCAGCGTCTGCGACAACGGCGTGGGCATCCAGCCCCAGCAGCTGGCCCAGCTGAAAGCCGCGCTGGCCCGGCCCGGTGAGCGCTGGGAGCACATCGGCGTCTACAATGTGGCCGCGCGTCTGCGGCTTCTGGACAAACGGGGGCGGCTGGTCATCCGCTCTCACCCCGGCCGGGGCACGGCCATCAGTATGTATCTGCCCTTAGTAGAACTTTTGGAGGAGGAATTGGACGATGATCCGGCTGTTGATCGCGGATGA
- a CDS encoding response regulator transcription factor, whose translation MIRLLIADDEKLEREALAELVQRRFEREVVLEMAENGRKAADTAVLWNADLILMDIEMPGMSGLDAARAVLAQRPSCRVIFVTAYSLFQYAHEAVHLGACDYLLKPVDPDELEASVRRAIRQIQTERKLEELAAAQPQPQPEPPAAGEEAEESPEEGENSQAALIMAHVRRYLEDNYMFDLSLDSVGEILHISPAYLSAQFKKYQKMNFLDCLTELRINAAKELLTDPFRSSAEVASMVGYEDASYFARAFKKRTGMTPTQYRRQAGQKAKSDPEAEL comes from the coding sequence ATGATCCGGCTGTTGATCGCGGATGATGAAAAACTGGAACGGGAGGCGCTTGCAGAACTCGTCCAGCGCCGCTTTGAGCGGGAAGTGGTCTTGGAGATGGCTGAGAATGGACGCAAGGCTGCCGACACGGCGGTGCTGTGGAACGCAGACCTCATCCTCATGGACATCGAGATGCCGGGGATGAGCGGCCTCGACGCAGCCCGCGCTGTGCTGGCCCAGCGGCCCTCCTGCCGGGTCATCTTCGTGACGGCCTACAGCCTGTTCCAGTACGCCCACGAGGCGGTGCATCTGGGGGCCTGCGACTACCTGCTCAAGCCGGTGGACCCCGATGAGCTGGAGGCCTCGGTGCGCCGGGCCATCCGGCAGATCCAGACCGAGCGGAAGCTGGAGGAGCTGGCCGCCGCCCAGCCTCAGCCCCAGCCGGAACCGCCTGCGGCCGGAGAGGAGGCTGAAGAGTCCCCCGAGGAGGGCGAGAACAGTCAGGCGGCCCTCATCATGGCCCATGTCCGCCGCTACCTTGAGGACAACTATATGTTCGACCTGTCGCTGGACAGCGTGGGTGAGATCCTGCACATCAGCCCGGCGTACCTGTCGGCCCAGTTCAAGAAGTATCAGAAGATGAACTTCCTCGACTGCCTCACCGAGCTGCGCATCAACGCAGCCAAGGAGCTGCTGACCGACCCCTTCCGCTCATCGGCAGAGGTGGCGTCGATGGTGGGCTACGAGGACGCCAGCTACTTCGCCCGGGCGTTCAAGAAGCGCACCGGAATGACCCCCACCCAGTACCGCCGTCAGGCGGGGCAGAAAGCGAAGTCCGACCCGGAGGCCGAGCTTTGA
- a CDS encoding TRAP transporter substrate-binding protein — protein MSGRRISRRSVLALAACTALGAVGCGRAEEYTGPELILRYAENQPEDYPTTQAALAFADLVAQRTEGRVKVVVYSGGGLGAEQSVIEQMQYGGIDFARVSLSQLAEQLPTLSVLQLPFLYTDAPQMWRVLDGEIGDGFLSSLDAMDLVGLSWFDAGVRSFYTREKVETLADLVGLTLRVQESDLMSEMIQDLGAQPVQVVYSRVYAALHNAEIDGAENNWPSYEAMGHYEVAPYFLEDEHTRVPELQLASEAAMEKLAKLDESFPDIVRTCGKESALTERRLWAEREASAEAHMRAWGVEVTTLSAAEKARFRAAVEPLYARFGEQNGLLQRIRES, from the coding sequence TTGAGCGGGCGGAGGATCTCCCGCCGCAGTGTGCTGGCGCTGGCCGCCTGCACGGCACTGGGCGCTGTGGGCTGCGGCAGAGCCGAGGAATATACCGGCCCGGAGCTTATCCTGCGCTACGCCGAGAACCAGCCCGAGGATTACCCCACCACGCAGGCCGCGCTGGCCTTCGCCGACCTTGTGGCCCAGCGGACGGAGGGGAGGGTCAAGGTCGTCGTCTACAGCGGAGGCGGGCTGGGGGCCGAGCAGAGCGTCATCGAGCAGATGCAGTATGGCGGCATTGACTTTGCCCGCGTCTCCCTGAGCCAGCTGGCGGAGCAGCTGCCAACCCTGAGCGTTTTGCAGCTGCCTTTCCTCTACACCGACGCCCCTCAGATGTGGCGGGTGCTGGACGGCGAGATCGGGGATGGGTTCCTCTCCAGCCTCGATGCGATGGACCTTGTGGGGCTGTCGTGGTTCGACGCCGGGGTCCGCAGCTTCTACACCCGCGAAAAGGTGGAGACGCTGGCAGATCTCGTGGGGCTGACCCTCCGGGTGCAGGAGTCGGATCTGATGAGCGAGATGATACAGGACCTTGGCGCACAGCCTGTGCAGGTGGTCTACAGCCGGGTGTATGCGGCCCTCCACAACGCCGAGATCGACGGCGCCGAGAACAACTGGCCCAGCTATGAGGCTATGGGCCACTATGAGGTCGCACCTTATTTTTTAGAGGATGAGCACACCCGTGTGCCCGAATTGCAGCTGGCCAGCGAGGCCGCGATGGAAAAGCTGGCAAAGCTGGACGAGAGCTTCCCCGACATCGTCCGCACCTGCGGGAAGGAGAGCGCCCTGACCGAACGCCGCCTCTGGGCCGAGCGGGAGGCCAGCGCCGAGGCCCATATGCGGGCATGGGGCGTGGAGGTGACGACCCTTTCCGCCGCCGAGAAAGCCCGCTTCCGGGCGGCAGTGGAGCCGCTGTATGCGCGCTTCGGGGAGCAGAACGGCCTCCTCCAGCGCATCCGGGAAAGCTGA
- a CDS encoding TRAP transporter substrate-binding protein has product MKKISRRSFLAAAGVSAAALALTACGGSKSTATSTATSAAASTAPAGDAAAAASDPKVTLVYAEVNPLDTIVGQTATHFKEKVEELTGGSVVIDVQASGVLGSENDVLDAILGGSTSIDMSRISAFALTSYGCNKSKLLSIPFTFENRAHFWNFANSELAPEFLNEPQELGLPVRGIFYGEEGFRHFFTVKPVSGIADFKGLKLRVSNDPVMNGMVEGLGANPTVVSFGELYSALQTGVVDGAEQPIANYKSNAFPEVANNLILDGHTLGAIQAVITDNAWAKLTENQQAAIMEAGADTQAFNADLSESAENKVLDELKSSGCNVVDVPDKAPWQEACAKVISENTSDQAELYQKLLDMKG; this is encoded by the coding sequence ATGAAGAAGATCTCTCGTCGCAGCTTTCTGGCAGCAGCAGGCGTTTCTGCCGCTGCTCTGGCACTGACCGCCTGCGGTGGCTCCAAGAGCACCGCAACCTCTACCGCTACTTCCGCTGCTGCTTCCACCGCCCCCGCTGGCGATGCTGCAGCTGCTGCTTCCGACCCCAAGGTGACTCTGGTCTACGCCGAGGTCAACCCGCTGGATACCATCGTCGGCCAGACCGCTACCCACTTCAAGGAGAAGGTCGAAGAGCTGACCGGCGGCTCCGTCGTCATCGACGTGCAGGCTTCCGGCGTTCTGGGCTCTGAGAACGATGTTCTGGACGCCATCCTCGGCGGCTCCACCTCCATTGATATGAGCCGTATCTCTGCTTTCGCACTGACCAGCTACGGCTGCAACAAGTCCAAGCTGCTGTCCATCCCCTTCACCTTCGAGAACCGCGCTCACTTCTGGAACTTCGCCAACAGCGAGCTGGCACCTGAGTTCCTGAACGAGCCTCAGGAGCTGGGCCTGCCCGTCCGTGGTATCTTCTACGGCGAAGAGGGCTTCCGTCACTTCTTCACGGTCAAGCCCGTGTCCGGCATCGCTGACTTCAAGGGCCTGAAGCTGCGCGTGTCCAACGACCCCGTCATGAACGGCATGGTCGAGGGTCTGGGCGCTAACCCCACCGTCGTCTCCTTCGGTGAGCTGTACAGCGCACTGCAGACCGGCGTTGTCGATGGCGCTGAGCAGCCCATCGCAAACTACAAGTCCAACGCCTTCCCCGAGGTCGCAAACAACCTGATCCTCGACGGCCACACTCTGGGCGCTATTCAGGCTGTCATCACCGACAACGCTTGGGCTAAGCTGACCGAGAACCAGCAGGCTGCCATCATGGAGGCCGGTGCTGATACGCAGGCCTTCAACGCTGACCTGTCCGAGAGCGCTGAGAACAAGGTCCTCGACGAGCTGAAGTCCTCTGGCTGCAACGTCGTCGATGTCCCCGATAAGGCTCCTTGGCAGGAGGCTTGCGCTAAGGTCATCAGCGAGAACACCTCGGATCAGGCTGAGCTGTACCAGAAGCTGCTGGATATGAAGGGCTGA
- a CDS encoding TRAP transporter small permease, giving the protein MPKIFTTLDKIKPAYDITYKVVLFICKLLLIADILITTMSVIGRYVPFIPDPAWTEEVVLTCMSYMAVLSAALAIRRGAHIRMTAFDVYLPKIVVKVLDILADLAVCVLGIIMMVVGWNYATTLGGRGFYVSMPWLSRFWMYFPVPLAGVAMIIFEIEALYNHVKSFFVKEEN; this is encoded by the coding sequence ATGCCGAAAATCTTTACCACTCTGGATAAGATCAAGCCGGCGTACGACATCACCTACAAAGTGGTTCTGTTTATCTGCAAGCTGCTGCTGATCGCAGATATTCTCATCACCACCATGTCGGTCATCGGTCGTTACGTCCCATTCATCCCGGACCCCGCATGGACCGAAGAGGTCGTCCTGACCTGCATGAGCTATATGGCCGTGCTGAGTGCGGCTCTGGCCATCCGCCGCGGCGCACACATCCGGATGACCGCATTTGACGTCTATCTGCCCAAGATCGTCGTCAAGGTGCTGGACATCCTCGCGGATCTGGCAGTCTGCGTCCTCGGCATCATCATGATGGTGGTGGGCTGGAACTATGCCACCACGCTGGGCGGCCGCGGCTTCTATGTCTCGATGCCTTGGCTGAGCCGTTTCTGGATGTACTTCCCGGTGCCTCTGGCCGGTGTCGCCATGATCATCTTCGAGATCGAGGCGCTGTACAACCATGTCAAGAGCTTTTTTGTAAAGGAGGAGAACTAA
- a CDS encoding TRAP transporter large permease, translating into MTVQTLAIVVLLVSFFVMIFLRFPIAYAVGLSSVLCLMVQGQALTDVCRLMVKGISSFSLMAVPFFITMGVLMGSGGISEKLIALADACVGWMRGGMAMVNIVASYFFGGISGSASADTASIGSIMIPMMVDQGYDADFSTAVTITSSCEGLLVPPSHNMVIYATTAGGISVGSLFLAGYLPGALLAIVLMIGSYIISVKENYPKGSPFTIKGFIKQLGTSIWALAAVVIVVFGVVGGVFTATESAAIAVIYSLLVSVFVYKGLDWKGVWYALDECVNTLSIVLILIATSAVFGNCLTMLHVPDLAANAITSVTSNPYIIALLIDLIILVLGCIMDMAPIILIATPILLPIATSIGIDPIQFGIIMVLNCGIGLLTPPVGAVLFIGSAVAKRPMEKVVRATLPFYLCMFIALLLLTYVPDISLAIPKLLGGYVSPIANPLGPVFIH; encoded by the coding sequence ATGACAGTTCAGACACTGGCGATCGTTGTCCTTCTTGTCAGCTTCTTCGTCATGATCTTCCTGCGTTTCCCCATTGCATACGCCGTTGGCCTGTCCAGCGTGCTCTGCCTGATGGTGCAGGGTCAGGCGCTGACCGATGTCTGCCGTCTGATGGTCAAGGGCATCTCGTCCTTCAGCCTGATGGCCGTCCCCTTCTTCATCACCATGGGCGTCCTCATGGGCAGCGGCGGCATCTCCGAAAAGCTGATCGCGCTGGCTGACGCCTGCGTCGGCTGGATGCGCGGCGGCATGGCAATGGTCAACATCGTTGCTTCCTACTTCTTCGGCGGCATCTCCGGTTCTGCTTCTGCAGATACCGCTTCCATCGGCTCTATCATGATCCCCATGATGGTCGATCAGGGCTACGATGCCGACTTCTCCACCGCTGTCACCATCACCTCCTCCTGCGAGGGTCTGCTGGTCCCCCCGAGCCATAACATGGTCATCTACGCCACCACCGCTGGCGGCATCTCCGTGGGCAGCCTCTTCCTCGCCGGCTACCTGCCCGGCGCTCTGCTGGCCATCGTCCTGATGATCGGCTCCTACATCATCTCCGTCAAGGAGAATTACCCCAAGGGCTCTCCCTTCACCATCAAAGGCTTCATCAAGCAGCTGGGCACCTCCATCTGGGCACTGGCCGCAGTCGTCATCGTCGTCTTCGGCGTTGTCGGCGGCGTCTTTACCGCCACCGAGTCCGCTGCTATCGCCGTTATCTACTCTCTGCTGGTCTCCGTCTTTGTTTACAAGGGCCTTGACTGGAAGGGCGTCTGGTACGCTCTGGACGAGTGCGTCAACACCCTGTCCATCGTCCTGATCCTGATCGCCACCTCTGCAGTGTTCGGCAACTGCCTGACCATGCTGCACGTGCCCGATCTGGCTGCAAACGCCATCACCAGCGTCACCAGCAACCCCTACATCATCGCACTGCTCATCGACCTCATCATTCTGGTGCTGGGCTGCATCATGGATATGGCTCCCATCATCCTGATCGCTACCCCCATCCTGCTGCCCATCGCCACCTCCATCGGCATCGACCCCATCCAGTTCGGTATCATCATGGTCCTGAACTGCGGCATCGGCCTGCTGACCCCCCCTGTCGGTGCTGTCCTGTTCATCGGCTCTGCCGTGGCAAAGCGCCCCATGGAGAAGGTCGTCAGGGCTACCCTGCCGTTCTATCTGTGCATGTTCATCGCCCTGCTGCTCCTGACCTATGTGCCCGACATCAGCCTTGCGATCCCCAAGCTGCTGGGCGGCTACGTCAGCCCCATCGCCAATCCTCTTGGCCCGGTGTTCATCCACTGA